CATATTATCACCATCCAAACGTACGTTCTCTTAAAAGTTATTTTACGCTTTTTATTGCCGCTCGTCCACTTGCTTTTTGACAGCATGAACGGTTTTGAGGGCTGTCTTTAAATCTGTATAGATTACATTTCCTACAACAATGGTATCCGCTCGCTCCGCCATTTCTTCCGCTTGCTCCACAGAGGTGATACCGCCACCGTAAAACAATTGTGATTTCTCAAGAATGTGATTCACTTCTTGCACCGTATCAGGATCGCCGTAAGTTCCGCTGTACTCTAGGTAAAAAATCGGCATATGGAATAGCTGATCGGTCATTCTCGCATAAGCCACAACGTCATCTTTCCCTAAGTCTGTCTCAGCTTCCGTCACTTGAGCCACTTTCGAGTTTTTGTTCAGGACACAATACCCTTCTGATAAAACTTCTTCAAAATTCATCATATGTCCAAACTCCTTTAAAGCACGGTGGTGTAAGCCATTAAGCCACGTGGTATTCCGCGTATTTAAGACTGACGGAATTAAAAAGTAATCAAATCCCGGGACAACAGCATTTAATGTACTTACTTCAAGGGCACAAGCTACACTATAGCGACGTACACGCATAAGTAAGTCTAACGTATTTTCTTCTGTTATATTATCACTTCCACCAATGATGATGGCATCTGTCCCTGATTCGCACAGCTGTTCAAGGGCTGTCTCATCAATTGGTTTTGCAGGATCTAATTTAAAAACATGTCGCCATTCATGGTACGCTTTCATAATTATCTATATCTCCAATCTATATTTGTCTGTGACATAGTATATCAAAAAACGTAAGGAGTCTCGACAGTAATCCTTTTAGTGTGATTAAATTTATATGCTAAAGAGATATAGGGCATGGTATAATAATGTTTATGCATTTTAACACTTTATCCCTTTAGTGCAGTTCATTTTCAAGGAAGCTAGAAAAAATCACTTACTTTCATCTGACTGAATACCTTGATATGTCAACGATGACAATGGATTTTTTGACATAACGCGCCAAATAAATTCTACTATGTAGTCAAAAAATTGTGCCATGCTTAAAGAGGCTGTACTGGCATAGCGGAGAAGCCCACAGAACGGAAAAAGCGAATTCTGTGGCAGATCTCCACGATAAACAGTGGTACCTCTAGTTACGAAATGGCATTATGATTATTCAGCAGCCCCTATTT
The DNA window shown above is from Salipaludibacillus agaradhaerens and carries:
- the pcrB gene encoding heptaprenylglyceryl phosphate synthase, coding for MKAYHEWRHVFKLDPAKPIDETALEQLCESGTDAIIIGGSDNITEENTLDLLMRVRRYSVACALEVSTLNAVVPGFDYFLIPSVLNTRNTTWLNGLHHRALKEFGHMMNFEEVLSEGYCVLNKNSKVAQVTEAETDLGKDDVVAYARMTDQLFHMPIFYLEYSGTYGDPDTVQEVNHILEKSQLFYGGGITSVEQAEEMAERADTIVVGNVIYTDLKTALKTVHAVKKQVDERQ